CCAAAGAATCCTTCGGGATAGTTGCAAATATTTCCATAGTCATCAATATCGAGAGTAACTAACTCTGAATCCCCTTGATCGTTCATTTTGCAAAAATAAAGTGCAGCATCATCATTAGTAAATCCATCTTTTTCTTCAGCCATGCGGCGTTGCAATCGTCTTAGTAAATGTTCACTATGACTTTCAATGATGATTTGAATATTGCGAGTTTTGATGACTTCGATAAATATATCAGCGAGTCCTGCTTGGGCTGAGGGATGTAAATGGGTTTCTGGTTCTTCAAATATGAGGGTTGCGCCTTTGGGTGCGTAGTAGCATAAAACTAAAATTGGCAATACTTGCGAGACTCCAAACCCAACATCAGTAATCCCTACTTCTGCGGAATTAGGCGACTTCTGAACCAATATTTCATAATCACCACGATTAGGCATAATTCTATTTAATCTAAATCCATAAATTAAGCCCAAATCTTTTAGAGATTTTGCTACTGAAATTTCAACTTCTGCATCTTTTTTGCGAGAAGCAAGTAGTGCAGCAACAGTTAATTCTCCATATTTCCCAACATTCTGAGGTCTCTCACCAGACCACTGATAAGTTCTTTTAGGATATTCTCTCAAGGGAGAAAGATAGTAAGTATTGTGAAACAGATCCTCATAAGCGCCTGTCAATATAGGAGATATAGCTAACCCATAGTTCTTAAAACTTTCTTTGCTATTTTGGGAGAGGTGTTCAGACAAAAGCTTCATCATAAAACCTCCGTCCATGGACAAATGATAAGAAATTGGTGTTATATCTTTTTGCTGTACTTGCCAAGTAATACTTTCACCATGTTTAATTGACGAATATTTAAATAAATTTATATCAATCTGATCTCTATCGATATCAATTTCGGATTCAAAGGAAATTACTGAACTAAGATTTCCGAATGAAA
This genomic stretch from Pseudanabaena galeata CCNP1313 harbors:
- a CDS encoding DUF3696 domain-containing protein, giving the protein MFTQLRIQNFKSWADTGEFRMAPLTGFFGTNSSGKTAILQFLLMLKQTVESSDRNRILHLGGDQYSYVDLGTNYDISHRHQLPEKIKFAFEWMPKLISQSNVGLVGISFGNLSSVISFESEIDIDRDQIDINLFKYSSIKHGESITWQVQQKDITPISYHLSMDGGFMMKLLSEHLSQNSKESFKNYGLAISPILTGAYEDLFHNTYYLSPLREYPKRTYQWSGERPQNVGKYGELTVAALLASRKKDAEVEISVAKSLKDLGLIYGFRLNRIMPNRGDYEILVQKSPNSAEVGITDVGFGVSQVLPILVLCYYAPKGATLIFEEPETHLHPSAQAGLADIFIEVIKTRNIQIIIESHSEHLLRRLQRRMAEEKDGFTNDDAALYFCKMNDQGDSELVTLDIDDYGNICNYPEGFFGDEMGDLVAMTEAAINRQMNVGA